From Ischnura elegans chromosome 13 unlocalized genomic scaffold, ioIscEleg1.1 SUPER_13_unloc_1, whole genome shotgun sequence, a single genomic window includes:
- the LOC124172141 gene encoding proline-rich protein 36-like, translated as MERVVSGRLHNRPLSCPTIYNLRSRGSPRSLALPRISGSPPVRPDGTGTRISPPPSAGTETESPESPDSAVPSARPSSRASPAPVPPSADEAVTSPAASSSLASFPNITMRSLDSPSPFQPITLAATSTPTIVATPVAALPAQMAQQLPTPPSFLSQTFSLVTRRQPSSAPTRTIPPTTAPTATRPSHIPATPPTRTFPVRIARLPRSCSVDYATRVDHLVERLLELHIPVKETWRIYTRRKKKTTVVRVLVPAASEADCGRTLGNGFSPDGRLYRCEPARPLRSRKVARTQERPPPQHGATRVQGRHPPPLGTRERAVSPARPERPADQRHDQAPEVDFFSDILQAQSGDQPATRSQVIRFMSQVIRDTVHPSVAEEVADVIRAAARPIFGWRTYAGATRRD; from the exons ATGGAGAGAGTCGTCTCCGGACGACTCCACAACCGCCCTTTATCATGCCCGACCATATATAACCTGAGGTCTCGCGGTTCCCCTAGATCTCTGGCCTTACCACGGATCTCAGGATCCCCCCCTGTGAGGCCGGATGGAACGGGTACCCGGATCTCTCCTCCGCCGTCAGCGGGGACTGAGACCGAGTCTCCTGAATCCCCGGACTCTGCCGTGCCCTCAGCGCGGCCTAGTTCGAGGGCTAGCCCGGCTCCCGTCCCGCCGTCAGCGGACGAGGCCGTTACCTCCCCTGCCGCATCTTCCTCTTTGGCTTCCTTTCCCAACATCACCATGAGGTCGCTCGATTCACCCTCCCCCTTCCAACCAATCACCCTAGCGGCAACCTCTACCCCCACCATCGTGGCCACTCCGGTGGCTGCACTACCAGCCCAGATGGCACAACAATTGCCAACCCCTCCCTCCTTCCTGAGCCAAACGTTCAGCCTCGTTACGAGGAGGCAGCCATCCAGTGCCCCAACTCGCACCATCCCACCAACTACGGCACCCACCGCCACGAGACCATCCCACATCCCAGCCACACCCCCGACCCGCACCTTCCCAGTTCGCATCGCCCGTCTCCCACGATCCTGCA GTGTTGACTATGCCACAAGAGTGGACCACCTGGTGGAGAGACTCCTGGAATTGCACATCCCTGTGAAGGAGACCTGGCGAATCTACACGCGGAGGAAGAAGAAGACGACCGTCGTGAGGGTCCTCGTTCCAGCAGCCAGTGAGGCGGATTGCGGGAGAACCTTGGGGAACGGTTTCTCCCCAGACGGCCGCTTGTATCGGTGCGAGCCGGCCCGCCCACTCCGATCCAGGAAAGTCGCCCGCACCCAGGAGCGGCCCCCGCCGCAACATGGTGCTACTCGTGTCCAGGGTCGACACCCTCCGCCTCTGGGCACACGTGAGCGCGCTGTCTCCCCGGCTCGCCCTGAGCGCCCGGCAGACCAGCGCCATGACCAAGCGCCTGAAGTAGATTTCTTCTCGGATATCTTACAGGCACAATCAGGGGACCAGCCAGCGACGAGGAGCCAGGTGATTCGCTTCATGTCGCAGGTCATCCGGGACACCGTTCACCCCAGCGTCGCAGAGGAGGTCGCGGACGTCATCAGGGCAGCGGCAAGGCCCATCTTCGGATGGAGGACCTACGCGGGAGCGACGCGCCGAGATTAA